The genomic DNA GGTGCCAGGGTGCAACCTAAGCCTACGGTGCCGGTGCTGGGTGCATGCAGTGCAAGGGCACCCGAATATTTCTCTGACCCTGCATGGGAGGCTGCAAAGAGCCTGGCAGGGGGGTTAATTTATTGATGCTGAGCTGGGAGCGTCGGCTCTCAGCAAACCTCCACGATCAATAGAAACTCCATTACGCTGCACCGTGGCCCAGCCAGGCTCCTCAATAATTCATCCCCACGTGCAGGCATCCCACACCCTGCTCCGCTCACCCCTCTGCATtgcaggcctggcctggcctgcccTGGCCCAGACATGGGGAGGGGGCCTCGGTTCCCTGCAGTGGCTGGTGGGGGGCAGGCAGTGAGACCGGGACCCCTTGTGGGGCTGAGACTGCTTGGCTTGGGTGCTTggtgcttggctgctggggcagaggcgAGGAGGGCAGCCCTGCCTACCATCACCCCATCTGCTTTGTCCCCAGCGTGTGTCCCTGGCCCCTCAGATCGGCCCCGTGGTAGCGGCAAAGCGGCACCGTCCTTCCATGGCACCCCCCAATGCTGTGAGTAGGGACCTGGCCCCCCAGCACACCTGGGGCAGGGACGGGTGCAGGGGGGAgtggtgggcagtgctgcacCCTCCAACCCTGCAGGCCTGTGGGTGCTctggggcccctgggtgctcaTCTGTCCCCTCTGGGTACCAGTGCCCCGCAGCCTGTATCCCCTGCGGTGGCAGCATCCCTGGCTGCGCAGGGCCCCGTGGGGTGTGGGACGGGGCTGAGCGGAGCTCAGGGGGAGatgctgcagcactgtggggcACGGCTTCCTCACCGCCCCCCACCTCCGCAGGTGAGCGtcccccccgcgccccctcctGCTGAGGCACCGGGCCGTGCTGGcagcctcccccccgccgccctggTGCCGCGACGCCGCTCTCGCCAGGGACGCCGCCTCTCCACGCGTGCAGGTCGTGGGAAGggctggggagggtggggggcTCCGCACATGCGTGTGCCCCTGTGTGTCCCGCTTGGCAGTGGTGTGGGACTGGCCTCTGGGTGCTCCCATCACTGGGGAGGGCGCGGATCCACTGGGAGATGCTCACCTCCCGCTGTGGTGGCAGCGGGGTCCTGCGGAGACCCTGAATGccgcccagcccagggcagccacGAGGCTGCAGCGGCTCCCCGGAGAGGTGGGAAGCCTCCCCAGGCCCCTGCTGCGGACGGTTTGCCTTTCAGGACCCCCCTCCACCATCTCCTCTCCCGGCAGAGCTGACCACGGTGTGGGGCACCAGCGAGGATCAGGGCTGCCGTGCCCCGGGGCACGAGAGCCACACCGAGGACGGCTCTGCGGGGCAGCCAGcgccagccccctgcccctctcctccccggGGCCTCCCACCACTCCAGCATCAGTTCACCTCCAAAACGGTGCGTGCCGCCCCAAACCCGGAGTGCCCCCGTCCCTCCTCTTGTCCCCGTTGGAGAAGGGAGCCTGGTGCAGGGGCTGTGCCCGGGGTGGGCAGCGCTCTTCCCCCCGTGTCCAGAGGGCTGGGTTGGGGTGGAGGCGGCAGGTGCTGGGTGCTGCGCTGGATCCCAGGGGGATGGGGGGGCTGGTGCCAGGATGCAGGGCGGGCAGGCCTGCGGGAAGGGGGCCCTGACCCTGCTCCCCCTCGCCAGATCATCCGCCCAGAGCCGTGCGCTGCCTGCGGCTCCCGCATCCGCTTCGGGAAGGCTGCCTGCAAATGCCGCCAGTGCCAGCTGCTGGTGCACGCCAAGTGCCGGGGGCAGTGCCCTGGCCCCTGCGCGCCCCGGCCTCGCCAGCACGCCTGGCCCCGCGAGGTGAGGGGCGATgcgcgggggggtcccggggcaggCTGGCCCCCCATGCGGGATGCTGGGGCTTGCCGCAGGGATGGCTGCTGCGACGCGGCCGGACCTGAGGGTGCGGAGCGGGTCGGGgccacctctcctctcccctcaccttgttgtccccagggtgtcctggCTGACTTTGCGCCCCCCGCGCCTCCCCTGGTGCCAGCCCTGGTGGTGCAGTGCGTGACCGAGGTGGAGACGCGAGGCTTGACAGAGGTAgggccagcggcggcggcggggccggtggcagcggggccgtggcgctgagccccctctccctccccctgcagACGGGGCTGTACCGGGTGCCGGGCGCGGAGCAGCTGGTGCGGGAGTGGAAGCGGAGGCTGCTGCACGGCGGGGGCGCGCCGCCCGGCCTCGGCGGCGTGGCCGACATCCACGTGGTGTGCGGGGTGCTCAAGGACTTCCTGCGGGGCCTCAAGGAGCCGCTGGTCACCTTCGGCCTGCACCCGGCCTTCCTGCAGGCTGCCGGTGAGGGGGCAGCCCTgcgccggggggagccgcggccccggccgccgccggctgGCACGGGGAGGCGAGGGGCTGCTCCTCCCGTAACAGCCTCCCCGGTGCCGCCGCAGACATCCCGGACGAGGCTGCCTGCAGCACGGCCCTGTGCCACGTGGTGAGCAAGCTGCCCCCTGCCAACAGGGACACCCTGGCCTTCCTCATGCTGCACCTGCTCAGGTGAGGGGGGCTCGTCCCGGGGGGACCTGGCACCCATGGGTATCCCTCAGCTCCCCCCATCGCGGGTGCAGGGACTGAGCCCAGCCTGGGGTCACCAAGGCTGTCGGGGCTCCCCTGGGTGTAGGGTGCTCTGGGCCACATGGGTCACAGCTCTGCAGCCGTCTCGGTCCCTGCTGTGGGCATGAGCTGTCCTTTGCCCTTCTAAGCTGGGGTCTCCTGTAGGTCTGTCCCCATCTCCCACGCTCCTGCCAGGGTCTCTGCCCCCTACCCCATGCTCCGTGCCCCATAGCAGGGCGGTAGTGCTGAGGGCGAGGGGGTTGCATTGCTGTCCAGCATGCAGAGGGGGCACCTTGGTGGGGCAGCATGCTCACGCCGTCCCCCCTCACAGGGTGTCCCGCAGCCCTGACTGCAGGATGGATGTGCTGAACCTGTCACGTGTGTTCGGGCCCACACTGGTGGGGCACAGCTCGGCCAACCCCACACCGCTCACTATCATGGAGGACACGCCGCGGCAGTGCAAGGTGAGCCCAGCCCCAAGGTGCAGACTGCCCTAGGCACTGCTGGCCTCcacagcctccctccctccttccctgcccaggtgGTGGCTCGGCTCCTCTCACTGCCACCCGACTTCTGGAGACACTTTGTGGGGATGGAGCAGGAGAAGCTGGTGCTGTTGCCAGCCGGCACCCCAGCACCAGGGAGCGAATGCGGTAAGGCACAGGCACACAAGAGGAGCGCCTCTGAGGGAAGGCTGtccttgtgctgtgggtgctgaggGGCCCTGGGTGCCCAAGGGGGGGCTGGCATGTGATGGCCTGTATCCTGCCCTGACCAGGCCCCCATCCTGCAGAGCAGCTCTTCTGCCCTACTGCCTCCCCAGAGCCCAACTCCGGTCAGCTGAGCCCCGCTGGgacctgctgcctccccagcacgCTGCGGAGCTGCGTGGGCACGGCCGCCCGGCCGCCGTGAGTGCTGCCTGAGAGCCGGGGGATAGGGGTGGGCGGGCAGCATGCTTTGCACCCCTGACTCATCTCCTCTCCCCACGCAGGCAGGGGCCTGGCCCGAGGAAAGTGGGTCGGTTCTTCCCTTCCCCGGTGTAGCTGTTGACGGCAGCTCCCCAGGGGGTTGGAGCAGTGGTGGAGGAGGAGCGAAGCCTGCGGGACCAGGCAGCTGCCCTGGGCCCACTCAAGGGCCTGTGGGCCCATGGTGCTGGgtggcagcagcagtgctgagctcaggccctgctctgctttcccaGGTGCTGCCACAGCCTTGTgcctggggagagggggagcaggGCCCAGCACTCTGTGCAGCCAGGGTGGTGGGTGCTGGCTGAGCACTGTACTTAAAGGCTGACTCGTATTAAATGCTTGCAGCAAAACAGGCTGGGCTgtgactgatgcctgtccttcacCACCACCGTGAGGACTTCTCCCCTGCTCCCAGTGGTGCTGGGCAAGAGCAGGGTCCCTTTCTTTGCCAATGTTTGCAGGCACTGCCCTGCACCTATACCCTGCTGTAGGCTCAGGGCTGGCCCTGTGCCTGGACTAGATGAGGGCTGAGGACAGACTCAAAGCAGGGGCCAGTTGCTCCTTTCTGCAAAAGGGGTGCAAGGCTCAAGGGCTGAGGTGGGGGCAAGGCTCCAGGGCTTGCTGGCATGATGAAGCCAAGGTGAGTAGTGGTTCCCCCAAATCCCTGCTTTTGGTGGTGGGCTGGATtgctgggggccaggcagggtctGGAGAGGACAAGCTGAGCCTCTCCTGCCCTGTCTCAGTGAGCTGGATGGGAATTCAGGTTACAGATGAAGCCTGCCCTGGATGTGAGAGGCCCCCTGTTCCAGCCCAGATGTTGGCCTCAAGTAATCAGAGCTGCTGCTAAGGGCAGGACAAGCTTAAGTATTTCCAGACTTCCTGGCACCTTAGCTGAGGCCCCTTtaactccttc from Apteryx mantelli isolate bAptMan1 chromosome 6, bAptMan1.hap1, whole genome shotgun sequence includes the following:
- the LOC106499089 gene encoding rac GTPase-activating protein 1-like isoform X1 — its product is MMRQRCRHLLAQLERALRLLELSGGIEEDYIQIARCFEVTRQKCCRLEQDGRRAREQLARAEAERAALEVKLKHARNQVEVEMKKRHRAEAELEKQERKLQLIFEFLMQEPSGSATLTGEQRSVLSALVGQRLRGTLALGRSRSSVVDESCHSLLSHSDISYDRTEDDVDVDMTVVKTLKRKAQERQRVSLAPQIGPVVAAKRHRPSMAPPNAVSVPPAPPPAEAPGRAGSLPPAALVPRRRSRQGRRLSTRAELTTVWGTSEDQGCRAPGHESHTEDGSAGQPAPAPCPSPPRGLPPLQHQFTSKTIIRPEPCAACGSRIRFGKAACKCRQCQLLVHAKCRGQCPGPCAPRPRQHAWPREGVLADFAPPAPPLVPALVVQCVTEVETRGLTETGLYRVPGAEQLVREWKRRLLHGGGAPPGLGGVADIHVVCGVLKDFLRGLKEPLVTFGLHPAFLQAADIPDEAACSTALCHVVSKLPPANRDTLAFLMLHLLRVSRSPDCRMDVLNLSRVFGPTLVGHSSANPTPLTIMEDTPRQCKVVARLLSLPPDFWRHFVGMEQEKLVLLPAGTPAPGSECGPHPAEQLFCPTASPEPNSGQLSPAGTCCLPSTLRSCVGTAARPPQGPGPRKVGRFFPSPV
- the LOC106499089 gene encoding rac GTPase-activating protein 1-like isoform X2 produces the protein MMRQRCRHLLAQLERALRLLELSGGIEEDYIQIARCFEVTRQKCCRLEQDGRRAREQLARAEAERAALEVKLKHARNQVEVEMKKRHRAEAELEKQERKLQLIFEFLMQEPSGSATLTGEQRSVLSALVGQRLRGTLALGRSRSSVVDESCHSLLSHSDISYDRTEDDVDVDMTVVKTLKRKAQERQRVSLAPQIGPVVAAKRHRPSMAPPNAVSVPPAPPPAEAPGRAGSLPPAALVPRRRSRQGRRLSTRAELTTVWGTSEDQGCRAPGHESHTEDGSAGQPAPAPCPSPPRGLPPLQHQFTSKTIIRPEPCAACGSRIRFGKAACKCRQCQLLVHAKCRGQCPGPCAPRPRQHAWPREGVLADFAPPAPPLVPALVVQCVTEVETRGLTETGLYRVPGAEQLVREWKRRLLHGGGAPPGLGGVADIHVVCGVLKDFLRGLKEPLVTFGLHPAFLQAADIPDEAACSTALCHVVSKLPPANRDTLAFLMLHLLRVSRSPDCRMDVLNLSRVFGPTLVGHSSANPTPLTIMEDTPRQCKVVARLLSLPPDFWRHFVGMEQEKLVLLPAGTPAPGSECEQLFCPTASPEPNSGQLSPAGTCCLPSTLRSCVGTAARPPQGPGPRKVGRFFPSPV
- the LOC106499089 gene encoding rac GTPase-activating protein 1-like isoform X3 — encoded protein: MMRQRCRHLLAQLERALRLLELSGGIEEDYIQIARCFEVTRQKCCRLEQDGRRAREQLARAEAERAALEVKLKHARNQVEVEMKKRHRAEAELEKQERKLQLIFEFLMQEPSGSATLTGEQRSVLSALVGQRLRGTLALGRRSSVVDESCHSLLSHSDISYDRTEDDVDVDMTVVKTLKRKAQERQRVSLAPQIGPVVAAKRHRPSMAPPNAVSVPPAPPPAEAPGRAGSLPPAALVPRRRSRQGRRLSTRAELTTVWGTSEDQGCRAPGHESHTEDGSAGQPAPAPCPSPPRGLPPLQHQFTSKTIIRPEPCAACGSRIRFGKAACKCRQCQLLVHAKCRGQCPGPCAPRPRQHAWPREGVLADFAPPAPPLVPALVVQCVTEVETRGLTETGLYRVPGAEQLVREWKRRLLHGGGAPPGLGGVADIHVVCGVLKDFLRGLKEPLVTFGLHPAFLQAADIPDEAACSTALCHVVSKLPPANRDTLAFLMLHLLRVSRSPDCRMDVLNLSRVFGPTLVGHSSANPTPLTIMEDTPRQCKVVARLLSLPPDFWRHFVGMEQEKLVLLPAGTPAPGSECEQLFCPTASPEPNSGQLSPAGTCCLPSTLRSCVGTAARPPQGPGPRKVGRFFPSPV